One Desulfolucanica intricata genomic region harbors:
- a CDS encoding DUF2284 domain-containing protein: protein MYETVFKTKTPSSEILINIKIVQTLSNNLIQYENKNFFNKLCKNGCPNFNHKWSCPPYSPLYSEYSKEYSNAMLVLLFCTLNQFYYIKTEYMKVKASNSILKSKMDKFMRWLEPVFNGKILSNGSCRLCKLCTCKDKTGNCKKPKEMRYSMESVGLDVEKISLHFLNHKFLWYKNKKAPLYSSVVSCLLTPKPVNINSLISQLENITL from the coding sequence ATGTATGAAACAGTCTTTAAAACAAAAACTCCTTCCTCAGAAATTTTGATAAACATTAAAATAGTTCAAACATTATCTAATAATTTAATCCAGTATGAAAACAAGAACTTCTTTAATAAGTTATGTAAAAACGGCTGTCCAAATTTCAATCATAAGTGGTCATGTCCCCCATACAGTCCGCTTTATTCAGAATACTCCAAAGAATATTCAAATGCAATGCTTGTCTTATTATTCTGCACACTGAACCAATTTTACTATATCAAAACAGAATACATGAAAGTTAAAGCTTCTAACTCTATATTAAAATCTAAAATGGATAAATTTATGCGCTGGCTAGAACCAGTATTTAATGGAAAAATACTGTCCAATGGAAGCTGTAGGCTTTGCAAGCTTTGTACCTGTAAAGATAAAACCGGAAATTGTAAAAAACCTAAGGAAATGCGATATAGCATGGAATCGGTAGGTTTAGATGTTGAAAAAATTTCTTTACATTTTTTAAATCATAAATTTCTCTGGTATAAGAACAAAAAAGCCCCCTTATACTCGTCAGTTGTATCCTGTCTCTTAACCCCTAAACCTGTTAATATAAACTCATTAATAAGTCAGTTAGAAAATATCACCTTATAG